The Carettochelys insculpta isolate YL-2023 chromosome 9, ASM3395843v1, whole genome shotgun sequence genome includes the window CTTTGACAGAGTTGTTCTGTAACTTTAGAGCACATCTTAAACCTCTCAGTGGAGATAATAAATTTAAGTTCAAAATTGTAAAAGTTTacaaaacatttttccttttttaggtGGATGTGGAAAGATGATGACATAAACCCTAAAGATATGAGTAATATTATCAAAATTCATAATCAGAACAATGAGCAGGCTTGGAAAGAGATTTTAAAGTGGGAAGCTCTTCATGCTGTGTAAGTACATTTGagacaacaaacaaaaacattttgttgttGCTACTTTGAGTTTTTTAAAGGTTGGAATGGTTTCATTTTATCCAGAAAATGGCCCAATGCTTATAATAGTGCAGAAGAATATACAAGTAAGTTGGATTTGTGGTTGCAAGGGATTTTGACTAATTTAGTGTTGTGTGTCTGCTAGGCTAATTTTGGATGTTACATCGTCAAAACTGGTCATCCTTTCTGTCATCCAAGATTGAGGCTTGTTTGGTTTTTGGTACCAAAATCCCTTAGTTAGGAACAAAGGTTTAATAAGATCCAGTGGCTGAAAGTTTGGTAGCAGCAATTTAAAACTGGAAATAAGATGCTGATTTTTAATGCGTTGGAACATATTATCAAGGATGGAGTAAGTTCTTTGTCACTTTTAGTCCTCAAATCATTGTGAtctctttttctaaaagatacgTTGTACTTCAGCCACAGGATGTAGGGTGTGCTGGTGGAGAGGCGATGTGCAGGAATCACTGGTGAAATTCTATGACTTGCGTTAGGTAGGAGATCAGACAAGACCACAAGTGTCTTCCTGGTCTTAAAATCTATTGTATTAGATTATCGTACATCTGAGATGTATTTTGTACAGTATACTGCTGACAGGGCTGTCTGAAAGCTGATTACCGATCCCATCATGTGGGTCGGTATGCTCCAGTCTCAGAGGTAGGTTAGTATAACTATGGGGCTGCTTTAATTTGTGTTGGTAATGTATAGTCAGAAGACTGGCCATGCTGGGAcggaccagtggtccatctagtccagtatacTGCTGTCTGATGATGGCCAATGCTattgcttcagagggagtgaacagaagaagAAATCCATCATGTGTTCCAGTCCCAGCATGTAGCAGTCAGTGTCTTTAGGTATCCCCTGAGCATTTACTtgtatccctgaccatcttgcctTTCATCATGAACTCATGTAATTCTTtgtttgaacccagttatacttctgGTCCTcgcaacatcccctggcaagacGATCCAGAGGTtagctgtgcattgtgtgaagaatttCTTACGTTTGTTTTATatctgctgtctattaatttgAATTAGGTGATCCCTGATTTTGATGTGTGACAattaataacacttccttattcaatttctccataccattcaagATGTTATAGACCTCTGGCATATTCTTCCCTAAGGAAACATATGTCATCTGAGAATCAGCAGAGGTCTACCTTATCAACTTCTTCTGAAACACCCCCTACATTGGGATCATCAGCTCTTTGGTGCAGGACCCAACTTTGCCATTTTACATCAAAACTCCCTGGCTCTGGGCAGTACTTAACCCACAGTCATCCTCTCCACTTAAgtggtctgttcagaaagaaTCTTGCCAGCACAATACTGTTGGCCAGAAATAATCTCTAGTGTTTTCTTCTATCATGGGCGCTCTTATTGCTGCCCTCTCCAATAGAGATACCGATGAGATATGTTAGGGCACACTTTTTACTATTACATTTACTGAGAGCTTACTGCTACCATGTAAATTTGTTTTAAAGTAGCTATTTTATTGTTTCAGTAACTGATATTTTACCATAGCTTTTTCTAATACCCAATTTATGTACTAGTAAAACTAGTTCCTAAACTGTGTGTTATCTGTTTTAAAACTGAACGTGTATTTTTAATGGTGTAATATGTATTTAGGGAATGCCCATGTGGACCGTCGTTGATCCGGTTTGGAGGTAAAGCTAAGGAGTATTCACCCAGAGCCAGAATACGCTCCTGGATGGGGTATGTTTGCAGGAGTAGAACTGTGGGGGTTGTCCTTATATTTTGAAGTATGATGTAGAAGTAATTTTACAAAACATTTTAGAAGTACAATTTCAAACTGTATTTACCAGAATAGAGGCaagatttttgaatgtttttgttGTCATAAAGTAGCCTGTAGTCCATATCACTTTGGTGCCCATTTTATGATGTCCTCTTGATTAAGTAGTTGGTGTTAATTTACTGAATTCTCTTTCCAGATATGAACTTCCTTTTGACAGACATGATTGGATTGTTGATCGTTGTGGAAAGGAAATTCGATACGTGATTGATTATTATGATGGTGGTGAAGTAGATAAGAATTATCAGTTCACCATCTTGGATGTCCGACCTGCATTTGATTCATTCTCTGCCGTGTGGGACAGAATGAAAGTTGCTTGGTGGCGTTGGACTTCATAACTACACTGAAACTGTATTTTTTCAAATTGAAGATGAGTTATCCCTGGAGCTTTAAATAAAGATGATAATAACTGTGTTGATCTTCATTAACCAACATTGTCCTCATCTCTGGGGAAAAACATATGCAGTTTGATATGAAAACTTCATATTATCATTAATTGAAACATAAGGTACATCCTTCTCTATTAGGTTTATTTCTGTGTTCATCATAGCTGGAAGAGATGTGTATATTACAGTGAAGACTTATACT containing:
- the HCCS gene encoding holocytochrome c-type synthase isoform X4, whose product is MHQEKMEGCPVHMKSPDQGAENQNNTLPAHQDRAYEYVECPMKSRTSQIKDDIDPRNRMPPPNQIPSPDQPFPLSTAREESSIPRARSNQKWVYPSEQMFWNAMLRKGWMWKDDDINPKDMSNIIKIHNQNNEQAWKEILKWEALHAVECPCGPSLIRFGGKAKEYSPRARIRSWMGYELPFDRHDWIVDRCGKEIRYVIDYYDGGEVDKNYQFTILDVRPAFDSFSAVWDRMKVAWWRWTS